Part of the Cytobacillus sp. IB215665 genome, GAAGCATACCCACCACCTAAAGGAGAAAGGGATCGGTTGATTCACGCACAAATTCTGCGGAAAGAATTAATAGATAGAGCAAAGCACCTTTCAGTCATTTTAGATATACAGCCAACATTTGTAATGTCAGATTTCCCTTGGGTCATCGACAGGTTAGGTGAAGACAGGATGCAATATAGCTATGCTTGGCGAACTCTGATTGATGAAGGGTTTCATTGTGCTGGAGGGTCCGATGCACCGATAGAAAGTGCAAACCCTTTACTTGGAATTTATGCTGCTATCATGAGGAAGTCCCCTTCCGATAAACATGAAGGCTATTATCAAAATGAAAAATTAACACCGTTTGAGGCTGTTTGTCTATATACAAGAGGCAGTGCTTACGCAGTGAAGATGGAACAAACACATGGTAAAATAACTCCCGGTTTTGTAGCTGATTTTACAATATTAGATAGAGATATTTTACAAATTGATCCGGAAGATATTCCGTTAACAAATGTTGTGATGACCGTTGTTGATAATAATATTGTCTATAAAAGTGACACAGACTGAGAAGATAGGAATTGTTCAAAGATTAAAAGCCTGTTTAGAAATGAATCAAAACAGGCTTTTTTTACGATATTGTTATTTAAGGCATAGTCCTACTGTATGAATTAGGCAAAAAATCAGTTACAAAAATCTCCTTTTAACCTTCTCCCAAAAAGAATTGTCTCGTAATTTAACAGTTTTTATTTTTTTGTCACTGAGCTGAATTTCAATTTTATTTACATGGCGTATGCTAACCGCTTCATTATCCATACCGATAGTTGGAAAATCATTTCCATCTTGAACTACCTTAAGCGTAAGCTTACGTGCACCACTTAAAATAAACGATGAACCTAATGTTCTATAGCGGTTATTATTCAATGAGGCAATCTCACTTACTTGCATACATGGAAGTAGTGGGTCTACAACGGCTCCATTAACAGATTTATTATATGCCGTACTGCCTGTAGGTGTAGCGATAACCATGCCATCACCACGGAATGTTTCAAAATGAAGGTCATCTATATGTACATCAATGACAAACGTTTTAATAATGGTTGAACGAATTGAACATTCATTTAAACATTGGAAAGAGGTCATGTCATCTACAGATACATTAATCGTAGGATATTTTCTTACTTCCACTTCTTCATTTTTTAATGCTTCTATCATTTTATCGGTATCATCTATGTGGAAGTCACAATATAAACTAAGAGAGCCTGTGTTGGAAATTCCAGCGTACAAACAATCCTCCTGGAAACCAGTCTTTCGTACTGCTTGAAGGAATGTCCCATCTCCACCTATACTTACAATAATATTTGCATCTTTGTAGTCATTTACGATTTTAAATCCGTATTGTTCAGCTATTGTGTATAATGATTCTACTTGTTTGTCAAGGACTGGGTCACTTTTATAAAACAAAAAGATGTTACGGCGATTAAACATATATAGTACCTCCTACTAAGTATCAAGACAGAATATTGTTGCCAAGTATTCACTATTTTGCTAAAAAATCTGCTACAATTGATTATTGTGTATATAGTGTATCATTTTTATGAAACTAAATGTATGACAAAATAGGAAATGATACTGTGATTAAGAAGGAGTGAATGTTGATGAGTTTGAAAAGATGGGCGGCACTAGGAATAGCTGTATTACTTTTCGTCATTTCAGTTTTAGTTAATACAGTCAGTTCAATTGCTTTTTCTGGTTTTGGTGATATATCTGAGGAAATTTTTACAACAGACAAGGAATTTGATGAAAAAGTAATTGAAGAAGGGAAGAGCCCTTTATCAAAAATCCTTGTTTTAGAAGTAAATGGCGCGATTCAAGACACTACGAATGTAACATCAATCTTTGAATCAGTGGGGTATAATCATCGACGATTTTTAAGTATGATAGACAGTGCTAAAGAAGATAATGCGATCAAAGCGATTTTACTTCGTGTGAACTCACCTGGAGGAGGAGTTGTTGAAAGCGCTGAAATACATAAAAAATTAACAGAATACAGAGAAGAAACGGGTAAACCAGTCTATGTATCGATGGGAAGTATGGCAGCATCAGGTGGATATTATATTTCAGCATTAGCAGATAAAATCATTGCGAGTCCTGAAACTTTAACAGGCTCGTTAGGTGTTATCATGCAGGGGGTTAATTACGCTGGTTTAGCTGAGAAATATGGAGTAGAGTTTGTGACAATCAAAAGTGGTCAATTCAAAGACATAATGAGCCCTTCAAGAGAGATGACAGAAGAAGAGCGAAACATCCTGCAATCTATGCTTAATAATTCGTACGATGGCTTCGTTAAGGTGATATCGGAGGGAAGAAACATTCCAGAAGATACAGTACGAGAAATTGCGGATGGGCGCATTTATGACGGAAGGCAAGCAAAAGAGCTAAATCTCATTGATGAATTCGGATATTATGATGATGCTCTAGAAATATTAAAAGAAGATATGGACCTTAAAAATGCACAAGTAATTAAGTATGAAGAAAACTTAGGGTTGAATTGGTCGATATTTGAGATAACAGCAAATAGATTTTTGAATAAAGAAATTGAAATGGCTGGACTCATGAAAATGTTATCTCAACCAAATTCCCCAAGACCTATGTATTTATATGCTGAATAGGGGGGATTTATATGGAAACAAAGAATAATGGAACCGAAAACAAGGACAAGGAAATTATTCCTGAAGAAACGAAAACTGTTTTAGAAGGTCATAATGAAAATATAAATCATAATGGAACTGTTCATTCTCATCATCATGAACATGATAATGTTGGCATTTCTAATAAACGACAATCACTACATTATAACGCAGGATTTTGGATGAGATTTTGGTCATATTTATTTGATCTAGTTGTTATAGGAAGTATTAATCGCATCATTTTATATCCGCTGTTCCGTTTGCTTGATTTACCACTAAAGGACAGTGGGATGTTTGCAGCAATTTCAATTGCAACTGCTTGTACCTTTTACTTATATTTCGTATTAATGACAAAATACTTTCATAAAACACTTGGAAAAATGGTGTTTGGTCTACGGGTCATTAACATAAAAGGCGATCAGTTAACGTGGTCTACTATCCTGTTTAGAGAGTTTATTGGTAGGTTTATTTCAAAGTTTTTTATGATTGGCTATATTTTAGTAGCATTTTTACCGAAAAAACAAGGTTTACATGACATATTTGCTGATACAACCGTAGTTCATGAAAGAAAATAACATGCGAATTTTACATTTTAAAACCTATGAAGGCTAGTGTCTTCATAGGTTTATTTTATTTGGTGAAGGTGATAATAGGTTATTAGAAGGGAGGAGTATATGTTGGTAATGATAACTATCATAGCAAGCTCTGTTGTTGTCATCCTATGTTTGCTCTTCATGAAGGTTACTGTTCGTGTACTTCTTCTACATGAAAAGGACAATGATCAAATTGAGATTCAACTAAGAACTTTGTTTGGGATCATACGCTATACGTACAATGTTCCATTTATAAAAGTAGATAAGAAAGATGCTAATCTTGTCGTGGGACAAAACAAATCTTCAAACAATGTAGGGGAAGAACATACTGACAATAAAGATGTTGAACACATTTCAGTAGATGATGTTATTGAAGGGATCCAAAACGCAAAGGAGCTTATAGAACATATTGTTGGGTTTCACCAAATTATTAGAAATTTTTTAAGAAAAGTTCACGTAACGAAGTTTGAATGGCAAACTCAATTAGGTGCTCGTGATGCAGCTATGACAGGTCTGCTTGCTGGACTTGCATGGGGTGTAAAGGGAGGAGTTATTGGTTTGATTAGCAATAATATGAAACTTGATACAAATCCTTATATAGAGATAGCTCCTTCATATCAAAAACCTAGTTCTCATACAAAATTAAAGTGTATGTTATACTTTCGAATCGGGTATGCTATTTTAGGAGGAATAAGGTTATTGAAATTATGGAAAGGGGGACGGCCACATTTTAGGCATGGTCACCCTCCATTACATAAAAATAAAAAAATTAAAGAATCGATTTAAACTATAGGAGGTGTTAATATGTCTGATCATCCTATTCAAGGTTTAATGACCACTGCTATGGAGAATTTAAAAGAGATGATTGACGTAAATACGATAATTGGAGATCCTGTTGAAACACCTGACGGTAGTGTGATCTTAACTGTTTCAAAAGTAGGGTTTGGGTTTGCAGCAGGAGGAAGTGAATTTTATATCGAAGAACGGAGTAGTCAACAACAAGGTCAACAAGGGCAAAATTCTAAGAAACATCCCTTTGGCGGTGGAAGTGGAGGAGGAGTTTCGATTACACCTATTGCTTTTTTAATTGTTAATCCTTCAGGAGTAAAGCTGTTGCACCTTGATGAAAATACACATTTGTATGAAAGAATATTAGAATTAGCTCCACAGGCAGTTGATAAAATACAAAAAATGTTTTCGAAAAATGATCAAAATGGTGAACGGGAGATAAAAGGAAGTAAACCTAAAGATCACCAAGATATGCCAAAGCAAGATTTTGATATATGAGCTAAAGTATAAAATAATTTGGACTTGGTTGTTATTTTTGCAACAGCAAATCAGGTTTCATCCGATTGTTATCGTGTTATTAATAAAAAGATATCACAAAACAATGATTGTATACTTGTTTATATCTTA contains:
- a CDS encoding RDD family protein, producing METKNNGTENKDKEIIPEETKTVLEGHNENINHNGTVHSHHHEHDNVGISNKRQSLHYNAGFWMRFWSYLFDLVVIGSINRIILYPLFRLLDLPLKDSGMFAAISIATACTFYLYFVLMTKYFHKTLGKMVFGLRVINIKGDQLTWSTILFREFIGRFISKFFMIGYILVAFLPKKQGLHDIFADTTVVHERK
- a CDS encoding DUF2953 domain-containing protein; its protein translation is MLVMITIIASSVVVILCLLFMKVTVRVLLLHEKDNDQIEIQLRTLFGIIRYTYNVPFIKVDKKDANLVVGQNKSSNNVGEEHTDNKDVEHISVDDVIEGIQNAKELIEHIVGFHQIIRNFLRKVHVTKFEWQTQLGARDAAMTGLLAGLAWGVKGGVIGLISNNMKLDTNPYIEIAPSYQKPSSHTKLKCMLYFRIGYAILGGIRLLKLWKGGRPHFRHGHPPLHKNKKIKESI
- the sppA gene encoding signal peptide peptidase SppA; translated protein: MSLKRWAALGIAVLLFVISVLVNTVSSIAFSGFGDISEEIFTTDKEFDEKVIEEGKSPLSKILVLEVNGAIQDTTNVTSIFESVGYNHRRFLSMIDSAKEDNAIKAILLRVNSPGGGVVESAEIHKKLTEYREETGKPVYVSMGSMAASGGYYISALADKIIASPETLTGSLGVIMQGVNYAGLAEKYGVEFVTIKSGQFKDIMSPSREMTEEERNILQSMLNNSYDGFVKVISEGRNIPEDTVREIADGRIYDGRQAKELNLIDEFGYYDDALEILKEDMDLKNAQVIKYEENLGLNWSIFEITANRFLNKEIEMAGLMKMLSQPNSPRPMYLYAE
- the ytfJ gene encoding GerW family sporulation protein, which translates into the protein MSDHPIQGLMTTAMENLKEMIDVNTIIGDPVETPDGSVILTVSKVGFGFAAGGSEFYIEERSSQQQGQQGQNSKKHPFGGGSGGGVSITPIAFLIVNPSGVKLLHLDENTHLYERILELAPQAVDKIQKMFSKNDQNGEREIKGSKPKDHQDMPKQDFDI
- a CDS encoding NAD kinase, with translation MFNRRNIFLFYKSDPVLDKQVESLYTIAEQYGFKIVNDYKDANIIVSIGGDGTFLQAVRKTGFQEDCLYAGISNTGSLSLYCDFHIDDTDKMIEALKNEEVEVRKYPTINVSVDDMTSFQCLNECSIRSTIIKTFVIDVHIDDLHFETFRGDGMVIATPTGSTAYNKSVNGAVVDPLLPCMQVSEIASLNNNRYRTLGSSFILSGARKLTLKVVQDGNDFPTIGMDNEAVSIRHVNKIEIQLSDKKIKTVKLRDNSFWEKVKRRFL